Within Selenomonadales bacterium, the genomic segment TCCCCGCCATCCACGAGGCAGTCGTCATCCAGGATGCGGAGCGACGGATGGCGCTCGAGTTAATAGAGCGCCTGGCCGAACCCTTTGTAGCTGCGAAGTACACCGACACTTATCGCGGTGAACTGCTGGCACTTCTCACAGCGAAAGCAGAGGGCGGGGAGATTAGTGCCGTAGCCACGCAACCGGCTGCGCGCGTAGGTGACTTGATGGAAGCGCTGCGCGCCTCGCTCGCTTTGGTGGATGAGCAGCGCCGCAAGGCAATCTCCTGATGATGCGGCCGGGGCAGGTAACGCCTATGCTGCTGACTTCTGCCAGCGAGATTCCTAGCGGGGATTACATCTTTCAGCGTAAGTGGGATGGCGTGCGCATGCTTAGTTTCGTGGCTCGGGGGAGAGTTACGCTACAAAATAGGCGTCTTAACTTGCGCACGGAGCACTACCCGGAACTTGCGGTGCTCGCCGATGCACTTAGTGCCACCGCCGCTATTCTCGATGGGGAGGTAGTTGTGCTAAGAGAAGGAGGGCGCACCAGCTTTCCAGCTATCTTGCGCCGCGAGGGAGCTACTAATCCACAGGCTGCGCGGCGGCTTAGGGAATCTCTGCCAGTGCACTACATGGTATTTGACATGCTTGAACTGGACGGATGCTCGATTACCCATTTGCCCCTCGAAGTAAGGAGCGCCATGCTCAGTGAAAGGCTCGCGCAGCATGTCGGTATAGTGCACATAGTCGAGAGCTGTACGGACGGTCCCGCTTTGTATAAGGATACGAAGCTGACGGGGGCGGAGGGAATTGTCGCCAAAGCAAAGGGCAGTCGGTATCTCATTGGCCAAAGGACGTTCGCCTGGCAAAAGATAAAGCACAAGCTGCGTGAGGAATTTATAGTGGTGGGGTACACACTGCGCGCCGGTCAAGTAAACTCGCTGTTAGTGGCGACAGAAGCGGAGGGTGGCGGATACAACTTGTGTGGACGGGTCGGCAGCGGCCTGACAAATGAGCATATTAAGCTCTTAACACAAGAACTCCCAAGGCTCTCTCTGCCGTGTGCGCCGGAGGGGTTCCCTAGAGGTGCTATTGCTGTGCAGCCGGTCTTGCTCGCTGACGTGGAATTTATGGAGTGGACGGAAACCCTGAAAATTAGAGCTCCGGTAATTAAGGGCTTTGCTCCGCGGATTAAGGCCTATGGCCGGTGACATTACGGTACAAGTAGGCGGGCATAGCGTGGCACTGAGCAATCTCGACAAAGTGCTGTGGCCAAAAGAGCACATCACCAAAGCAGAACTGATAAACTACTTCAACGACATTGCGCCCACCATTTTGCCGCATCTTAAGGACCGCCCGTTAGTCCTCACGCGTTACCCTGACGGCTGGCAAGGCAAGAGCTTTTATCAAAAGAACACGCCAAGTAGCGCGCCGCCATGGATAAGAACCGCGTCGCTGCCGAGCGAAAGAAGAGTCATCAGATACGTGATTGCCGACCACCCAGCCGTACTTGTTTGGTTGGCCAATCAGACGGCCTTTGAGTTGCACCCTTTTCTCTCGCGCGTAGACAGCATTGATTCTCCGGATTACACCGTCTTTGACCTTGATCCGATGGAGCGCACGACATGGGCTCACGTGCGACAGACCGCGCTGACTCTGCGGGCGGCTCTCTCGCACTTGGGATTGCGCGGCTATCCGAAGACTAGCGGCGGAGATGGGCTGCAAATATACGTCCCTCTCCTCTCCGGCGCGACTTACCAAGAGTCGAGGTCGTTTGCCACGGCTGTGCTCCAGGCTGTAAATAACGTCTTGCCGGAGATAACTACACTCGTACGTCATCCCGCCGCCCGCCAAGGCAAGCTCTATCTCGACGCGCTACAGAATGCGCGTGGCAAAACGCTAGTAGGCGTGTATGCTGTGCGGGCAAGGCCCGGCGCCACAGTAAGCACCCCTGTGAAGTGGGAGGAGATAGAAAGTAACTCCCTAGACAAGGACGCATGTACCTTGCGCACCATCGGGCACCGTGTCGCGAGATTTGGCGACCTCTTCCTGCCTGTGCTAAGAGACCGACAGAATATTCGCGAGGCTCTAGCGCGCCTAGGCAGGTAATCTGCGGCGAGGTGACGAAAGAATAGGCTACGGGGGTGGTTAGGTGTTGCGGGTGATTGTCAATGCCGATGATTTTGGCTTGTCTATCGGTGTCAGCCAAGGCATCATACGCGCGATAGCCCAAGGCGTGGTGACTTCGACCTCAATCATGGGCAATATGCCCGACCTAGGTGCACATCTCGAACTACTGCAGAGTGTTCCGCAAGCGAGCTTAGGTATTCACCTTACGCTCTCGGCCGGCAAGCCTTTGCTCGCGTCCAAGGATGTCCCTAGTTTGGTCGACAAGACGGGTGCATTTCGGCGCGATTCGCGCCTCGCAGTGAACAGGGCCGAGACGCTGCACGTTGAACGGGAATGGAGAGCGCAGATAGAGAGAGTATTGAGCTTGGGGATTCTGCCGACTCACCTCGACAGCCATCACCACGTGCACCTCGCCCCACGGCTAATGCACCTTGCCACAAAGCTAGCCAAGGAGTATGCGATTCCTTGTATTCGTCGTTTGACGGTGCGCGATGTATGGCGCGAGTCTCACCCATGGAGACATGCCCTCGTGCTTCCGCACATCGCTATCTCTCAGCACCTGGCGCTCGGTAGCGGTCTGTGCTTCCCAGATGGCGTGCTAGCGCTAAGCGACCAACTGCTTGGAACGTTAGCTCGCCTGCCGTCAGGAATATACGAGGTATTTTGTCACCCGGGCAAAGTTGACGATGCGCTGTGTAGAGTGAGCTCGCTTAGGTACGAGCGGGAGCGAGAACTTGACTTTCTCGTTTCTGCTGAGTTGAAGGCGGGTCTCCGTCAGCTTGGCGCTACACTCGTGACCTACCGCGAGCTAGCACTATAGGGGAGGGGTTTCCGTGCAGAAAGTTCTCCAAAGGCTCTCGGCAGCGCTGATGGTGCCGGTCGTCATCCTGCCGATTGCGGCCCTGTTTCTTGCACTTGGCATGCAGCTACACATCGCGCCCGTAACTGCCGCCGGCAGCGATATAATGCTGGAGTATCTGCCACTTCTATTTGCGGTCGGCGTAAGCATCGGGTTTACGCGTTACGATGGCATGGCTGGCTTTGCCGGTGTTGTGGGGTACATTGTGCTTACGGGCGCACTAACTGCGGTCAACGCCGAGCTGGACATGGGAGTATTGGGCGGCATAGTTTCCGGCGCCGTGACCGCTTGGCTGTACTTTCGCTACCACGACATTCGTTTGCCCGAGTACTTGGGCTTGTTCTCAGGCAAGCGCTTTGTGCCGATGGCTTCGGCGGTGGTCAACTTAGCGTTAGGAACGCTGCTCGGGTATATGTGGCTGCCTGTACAGCAAGCAATCTTTGCCTTTGGCACTTGGATAATGGGGAGCGGGGCGATGGGGCTCTTCTTCTACGGTGCGACGAACCGACTCTTAATTCCTACAGGGCTACACCATATTATCCAGAATCTCATTTTGTACACGTTTGGCGTGTACACTGACCCGGCTACCGGGGTAATATATCAGGGCGAGGTACAGCGGTTCTTTGCTAATGACCCAACCGCCGGCAACTTTTCGGCAGGTTTCTTCATCGTCATGATGTTCTCTATCCCCGCGATTTGCCTGGCCATGGTACATGAAGCGCGTCCCGCACAGCGCAAACGCACGGCAGGCATTCTGGTCACCGCTGCGTTGACCTCGCTCCTTACCGGAATTACGGAGCCCGCCGAGTTTACGTTTATGTTTGCCGCACCTCTATTGTACAGTGTCCACGCCGTCCTCACCGGCACGGCGACGTTGCTATCACATGTGCTGGGGATTCGTCACTACGGTTTTGCCCTGCCGCTGTACATAATCAACTGGCGGTTCAGTGAAAACGCGTGGCTCATTCTGCCGCTCGGAGTAGGGTATGCCGCGGTGTACTACTTTGGCACGCGGTACGCCATCCGGCGCTTTAACCTACCCACGCTTGGGCGTACCGAGGAGGAGAAGGAGACGCCGCTAACCGGCAGTGCTAGCGGCGAGCAGCTGCTTAAGGCGCTTGGCGGTACTGCAAATATTACGGCAGTCGATTCCTGTATGACGCGGCTCCGGTTAAGCGTAGTCGACATGCACCGGGTGGACGCAAAAGAACTGGAGCGGCTTGGGGCAGCGGGGTTAAGCCGTGTAGGAGAAGACTATTTGCAGGTGGTTATGGGCACGGAGTCGCAGGCCTACGCCGAGGAGCTTAGGCGACTGATAGGTTTTTCGCAGCAGATGCACAGCGAGACACTGGTCAGCCCTATGACCGGGCGGGTCATCAGTCTGGCGCAAGTGCCGGATGATGCCTTTTCGCGGGGCCTAATGGGTCCCGGGATTGGGATTGTGCCCGACAGTGATGTGCCGACGGTGGTCGCGCCTTGTGCCGGAAGCGTCGAGAAGGTGTTTCCAGGAGGGCATGCGTTAGTCATCAAGTGTGCCGACGGCAGCCAAATACTCCTGCACATAGGTTTGGACACCGTTCACCTTAAGGGCGAAGGCTTCACACTGCTTATCGCAGAGGGCGCGTCTGTATCGCCCGGCGAGCCTCTAGTTAAGGTGGATTGGGCGCTTCTCGCCCAGAAAAAAGTCGACGCTACTACCGTCGTGACCTCTATGGCGCAAGGCGTACAGCAAGGCGCATGGAGGTTTATCGAACCCGGACCCGTAACGGCGGGCCTAGACGTTATCGCGAGTGCCAAGCCGAGGTGAGGACATGGACAAAGAAATGCGTGTGGGATTGGCCCTAGGAGGCGGGGGAGGCAGAGGCATAGCGCATATCGGCGTCTTAGCAGAGCTAGAAGCGGCCCGTGTCCCCATCCATGTCATAGCCGGGACCAGTGCAGGTAGCCTCGTGGGGGTGTTGTATGCGGCCGGGCTCTCGCCGGAGCAAATGTTGGCCCTAGCCATGCGGACGAGTTGGCG encodes:
- the ligD gene encoding non-homologous end-joining DNA ligase; the protein is MAGDITVQVGGHSVALSNLDKVLWPKEHITKAELINYFNDIAPTILPHLKDRPLVLTRYPDGWQGKSFYQKNTPSSAPPWIRTASLPSERRVIRYVIADHPAVLVWLANQTAFELHPFLSRVDSIDSPDYTVFDLDPMERTTWAHVRQTALTLRAALSHLGLRGYPKTSGGDGLQIYVPLLSGATYQESRSFATAVLQAVNNVLPEITTLVRHPAARQGKLYLDALQNARGKTLVGVYAVRARPGATVSTPVKWEEIESNSLDKDACTLRTIGHRVARFGDLFLPVLRDRQNIREALARLGR
- a CDS encoding ChbG/HpnK family deacetylase — its product is MLRVIVNADDFGLSIGVSQGIIRAIAQGVVTSTSIMGNMPDLGAHLELLQSVPQASLGIHLTLSAGKPLLASKDVPSLVDKTGAFRRDSRLAVNRAETLHVEREWRAQIERVLSLGILPTHLDSHHHVHLAPRLMHLATKLAKEYAIPCIRRLTVRDVWRESHPWRHALVLPHIAISQHLALGSGLCFPDGVLALSDQLLGTLARLPSGIYEVFCHPGKVDDALCRVSSLRYERERELDFLVSAELKAGLRQLGATLVTYRELAL
- a CDS encoding glucose PTS transporter subunit IIA; the encoded protein is MQKVLQRLSAALMVPVVILPIAALFLALGMQLHIAPVTAAGSDIMLEYLPLLFAVGVSIGFTRYDGMAGFAGVVGYIVLTGALTAVNAELDMGVLGGIVSGAVTAWLYFRYHDIRLPEYLGLFSGKRFVPMASAVVNLALGTLLGYMWLPVQQAIFAFGTWIMGSGAMGLFFYGATNRLLIPTGLHHIIQNLILYTFGVYTDPATGVIYQGEVQRFFANDPTAGNFSAGFFIVMMFSIPAICLAMVHEARPAQRKRTAGILVTAALTSLLTGITEPAEFTFMFAAPLLYSVHAVLTGTATLLSHVLGIRHYGFALPLYIINWRFSENAWLILPLGVGYAAVYYFGTRYAIRRFNLPTLGRTEEEKETPLTGSASGEQLLKALGGTANITAVDSCMTRLRLSVVDMHRVDAKELERLGAAGLSRVGEDYLQVVMGTESQAYAEELRRLIGFSQQMHSETLVSPMTGRVISLAQVPDDAFSRGLMGPGIGIVPDSDVPTVVAPCAGSVEKVFPGGHALVIKCADGSQILLHIGLDTVHLKGEGFTLLIAEGASVSPGEPLVKVDWALLAQKKVDATTVVTSMAQGVQQGAWRFIEPGPVTAGLDVIASAKPR